Proteins encoded together in one Coffea arabica cultivar ET-39 chromosome 2c, Coffea Arabica ET-39 HiFi, whole genome shotgun sequence window:
- the LOC113726395 gene encoding transcription factor HHO2-like, whose translation MGSIPPELSLDFRPPSTGTVTTTTVTAAASEEQSCCYVPKTIDELVGQVSMIGNVAEKLLKLDDYVTKLEDEMKKIDAFKRELPLCMLLLNDAIRTLKEESTKYTTMDAGPVLEEFIPLKKNCDEDEKSEMVVETSKKDKDSREKMSWMSSVQLWNSDNPASKSDFDINEAHSKPETKKRVVEAEIQEDLFESCKNGSVARAFVPFQGCSSLPVMITRKENEYELPGVVPGLSLQTPGTKKLKEDIGSGGLNSRVGGSRAVSCSVSSVQSNVRAAVSQQQQQQTSRKQRRCWSPELHRRFVDALQKLGGCQAATPKQIRELMQVDGLTNDEVKSHLQKYRLHTRRLPTTTGTSTNQPVVVLGALWLPQDQQHGESSKQSNSHSGSPQGPLQLGGASRGTSMTGGDSMEDEEDDKSESHSCWKSHIRTSQRTNV comes from the exons ATGGGTTCAATTCCGCCTGAACTGAGCTTGGATTTTCGACCACCTTCAACGGGAACAGTAACAACCACCACCGTTACAGCTGCTGCATCAGAAGAACAGAGTTGTTGTTATGTCCCCAAGACGATCGACGAGCTGGTTGGACAAGTGTCAATGATCGGTAACGTAGCGGAGAAGCTGTTAAAGCTTGATGATTATGTGACGAAacttgaagatgaaatgaagaagatcGATGCTTTCAAACGTGAACTCCCTCTTTGTATGCTCCTCCTCAACGATG CAATTAGGACTTTGAAAGAGGAATCGACGAAGTATACGACAATGGATGCTGGACCAGTGTTGGAAGAGTTCATTCCTCTCAAGAAAAATTGTGATGAAGATGAGAAATCGGAAATGGTTGTTGAGACCAGCAAAAAAGATAAGGACTCCAGAGAGAAGATGAGTTGGATGAGTTCTGTGCAGCTCTGGAATAGTGATAACCCTGCCTCCAAAAGTGATTTTGACATTAACGAGGCACattctaaaccagaaaccaaaaAG AGAGTCGTGGAAGCAGAAATCCAGGAGGATTTGTTTGAGTCTTGTAAAAATGGGAGCGTAGCAAGGGCATTTGTGCCTTTCCAGGGGTGTTCTAGTCTACCTGTGATGATAACAAGGAAGGAAAATGAGTATGAATTACCAGGAGTAGTACCTGGGCTTTCGCTTCAAACTCCTGGGACTAAGAAACTAAAGGAGGACATTGGCTCTGGCGGGTTAAATTCGAGAGTTGGTGGCAGCAGAGCTGTTTCTTGTTCTGTATCCAGCGTTCAGTCAAATGTAAGGGCGGCTGTGtctcagcagcagcagcagcaaacTTCTAGAAAGCAAAGAAGGTGTTGGTCACCAGAGTTGCATCGTAGGTTTGTCGATGCCCTGCAGAAGCTTGGAGGTTGTCAAG CTGCTACGCCTAAGCAGATTAGAGAGCTTATGCAAGTCGATGGTCTCACAAATGATGAAGTTAAGAGTCATTTGCAA AAATATCGACTTCACACTCGAAGACTTCCGACCACTACAGGCACGTCTACAAATCAACCTGTTGTTGTATTAGGAGCTTTATGGCTGCCCCAAGACCAGCAACACGGTGAATCATCAAAGCAGAGCAACTCACATTCTGGTTCTCCTCAGGGGCCCCTGCAGTTAGGTGGTGCCTCTAGAGGCACATCAATGACGGGGGGAGACAgcatggaggatgaagaagatgataaaTCAGAGAGCCACAGTTGTTGGAAAAGTCACATTCGAACATCGCAAAGAACTAATGTATAG